One genomic segment of Natrononativus amylolyticus includes these proteins:
- the hemC gene encoding hydroxymethylbilane synthase, protein MRSRGTLRLATRGSALARRQAALVREELENRRYEVELVTVETTGDQIRDELIHRLGKTGAFVRELDERVLEGELDGAIHSMKDMPTEQPEELVTAAVPERGRPGDLLITPDGTTLEELPEGAVVGTSSLRRRAQLLARRPDLEIEPLRGNVDTRLEKLLAPHLQEERQERREDERNRDEDDYKPAYDDDRGVDDWFDGLSELEKGALGREVDTEYDAIVLAAAGVERSGLDHHVDFQPLPTTEFAPAPGQGALAVTAADGETAREINEAIDHPRSRVETTVERTVLAELGGGCIAPIGVYAVVQGEYVHATVQVFDRDGGESVVASRDLPVTSHAAAAREFAGELADRGAATLIEAARRGADEGDEPDREDETDGGGSSGGR, encoded by the coding sequence ATGAGATCACGCGGGACGTTGCGACTGGCGACGCGGGGGTCGGCGCTGGCGCGGCGACAGGCCGCCCTCGTCAGGGAGGAACTCGAGAACCGTCGCTACGAGGTCGAACTCGTCACCGTCGAGACCACCGGCGATCAGATCAGAGACGAGCTGATCCACCGACTGGGGAAGACGGGGGCGTTCGTCCGCGAACTCGACGAGCGGGTCCTCGAGGGGGAACTCGACGGCGCGATCCACTCGATGAAGGACATGCCGACCGAGCAGCCCGAGGAACTGGTGACCGCCGCCGTTCCCGAGCGCGGGCGACCGGGCGACCTGCTGATCACGCCCGACGGGACGACCCTCGAGGAGCTTCCCGAGGGTGCGGTCGTCGGCACCTCGAGCCTGCGTCGGCGCGCCCAGCTGCTCGCCCGGCGGCCGGACCTCGAGATCGAGCCGCTGCGGGGCAACGTCGACACGCGACTCGAGAAACTGCTCGCGCCGCACCTCCAGGAAGAACGCCAGGAGCGCCGCGAGGACGAGCGCAATCGAGACGAGGACGACTACAAGCCGGCCTACGACGACGACCGCGGCGTCGACGACTGGTTCGATGGGCTCTCGGAACTCGAGAAGGGGGCACTCGGCCGCGAGGTCGACACCGAGTACGACGCGATCGTGCTGGCGGCGGCGGGGGTCGAACGCAGCGGCCTCGACCACCACGTCGACTTCCAGCCGCTGCCGACGACCGAGTTCGCGCCCGCGCCGGGGCAAGGCGCGCTCGCGGTGACCGCCGCCGACGGCGAGACCGCCCGCGAGATCAACGAGGCGATCGACCACCCCCGAAGCCGCGTCGAGACGACCGTCGAACGGACGGTGCTCGCGGAACTCGGCGGCGGCTGCATCGCGCCGATCGGCGTCTACGCGGTCGTCCAGGGCGAGTACGTCCACGCGACCGTTCAGGTGTTCGACCGCGACGGCGGGGAGTCGGTGGTCGCCTCGCGGGACCTGCCCGTGACGAGCCACGCGGCCGCCGCCCGCGAGTTCGCGGGCGAGCTGGCGGATCGCGGGGCCGCGACGTTGATCGAGGCCGCACGGCGAGGCGCGGACGAGGGC